One Candidatus Ornithobacterium hominis genomic region harbors:
- the rfbC gene encoding dTDP-4-dehydrorhamnose 3,5-epimerase, producing MKIEKTIIQGCYIIEPTIFEDERGYFFESFNQQSFEELSGLKTNFVQDNQSQSTYGVVRGLHAQLGNYAQAKLVRVLEGDVMDVAVDARRDSPTFGNVVQVELSTENKKQLFIPRGCLHGFSVISEKATFFYKCDNFYDKASEVSVNPFDESLAINWKIARDEAIISEKDKNALSWSKFLKA from the coding sequence ATGAAAATAGAAAAAACAATCATCCAAGGCTGCTACATTATTGAGCCTACGATTTTTGAAGATGAAAGAGGTTACTTCTTTGAAAGTTTTAATCAGCAAAGCTTTGAGGAACTTTCTGGTTTGAAAACAAATTTCGTGCAAGATAATCAATCTCAATCTACTTATGGTGTTGTGAGAGGCTTGCATGCACAGCTGGGCAATTACGCACAAGCCAAGTTAGTCAGAGTTTTAGAGGGTGATGTAATGGATGTTGCCGTAGATGCGAGAAGAGACTCCCCTACTTTTGGAAATGTTGTGCAAGTGGAGTTAAGTACTGAAAATAAAAAGCAATTGTTCATACCAAGAGGCTGTTTGCACGGATTTAGCGTAATATCAGAAAAAGCCACTTTTTTTTATAAATGTGATAATTTTTATGACAAAGCATCAGAGGTTTCGGTAAATCCTTTTGACGAAAGTTTAGCCATAAACTGGAAAATTGCTAGGGATGAAGCGATTATTTCTGAAAAAGATAAAAATGCCTTATCTTGGTCTAAATTTTTAAAGGCTTAA